The Nitrospira sp. genome includes a region encoding these proteins:
- the ligA gene encoding NAD-dependent DNA ligase LigA gives MRQDSLFSDVPPPSKIRQADENRLATLKNQIRHHDYLYYAKDRPEISDGEYDRLFRELLELELKYPDLVTSDSPTQRVGAPPLDELGKVPHERPMLSLDSLMDPVEVLAFDQRMKRELETEQIDYTVEPKFDGLSVELVYDHGTFVRGATRGDGTIGEDVTINLRTIRALPLQLQTDRYPEHLVLRGEVYMRLSDFHALNRRMTEQGDDAFANPRNAAAGSLRQLDSRMTASRPLVVTCYEVMAMTGPLPSTHWDELERLAEWGLPVPMLRRRCDTIDQVLAFHRETQEQRDNLPYEIDGVVVKINRVDWQSRLGMKSRSPRWAMAFKFPPRKEITEIQDIAISVGRTGTLTPLALLKPVEVGGVTISRATLHNADEVARKDIRVGDTVRVERAGDVIPAIAERIPISGQIRPEPFLMPPHCPICESTVAREGAYYYCTGQAVCPAQLKGAIEHFASKMALNIDGLGKKTVAQLIDQGLVKDLSDLYRLNQEQLLKLEGFAERSSTLLLEAIARSKTVPLERFLMGLGIRQVGQHIAKVLAHEFGSLDAIMAADRDRLQAIREIGPEISESLVSYFQEQSNRRVIDQLKQLGVSIMEQRSPQSHGPRPLSGKSFVFTGGLASCSREEAKVLVEQLGAMVSSSVSKKTTYVVAGSEAGSKLEQARKLGVQILNEEEFRKLIDASEQR, from the coding sequence ATGCGACAGGACTCTCTCTTTAGCGACGTGCCGCCCCCTTCCAAGATTCGTCAGGCCGATGAAAATCGCCTCGCGACACTCAAGAACCAAATCCGACACCACGACTATCTGTACTATGCGAAGGACCGCCCCGAAATCTCCGATGGGGAGTATGATCGCTTGTTTCGGGAACTGCTCGAGCTCGAGCTGAAATACCCAGACCTGGTCACTTCTGATTCCCCGACCCAACGTGTCGGGGCCCCTCCTTTGGACGAACTTGGGAAGGTCCCGCACGAACGACCCATGTTGAGTCTCGACTCCTTGATGGATCCCGTGGAAGTCTTGGCCTTCGACCAGCGGATGAAACGAGAACTTGAGACGGAACAGATCGACTACACGGTCGAGCCGAAATTCGACGGTCTCTCAGTCGAACTTGTCTATGACCATGGAACCTTTGTTCGTGGGGCAACCCGTGGGGATGGTACGATCGGCGAGGACGTCACGATTAACCTCCGCACGATTCGCGCCCTGCCGCTCCAGCTACAGACCGACCGCTACCCGGAGCATCTCGTCCTCCGAGGCGAGGTGTACATGCGCCTCTCGGACTTTCATGCCCTCAATCGTCGCATGACGGAACAGGGGGACGACGCCTTTGCCAACCCGCGGAATGCCGCGGCCGGTTCTCTCCGCCAGCTCGATTCGCGCATGACGGCTTCTCGACCGTTGGTCGTGACCTGTTATGAAGTGATGGCGATGACCGGTCCTCTTCCTTCAACGCACTGGGACGAACTGGAACGGTTGGCCGAGTGGGGACTTCCCGTTCCCATGCTCCGCCGACGATGCGACACCATTGACCAGGTCTTGGCCTTTCACCGGGAAACCCAAGAACAGCGCGACAATCTCCCCTATGAAATTGATGGCGTCGTGGTGAAGATCAACCGCGTAGATTGGCAGAGTCGGCTGGGTATGAAATCCAGAAGCCCTCGCTGGGCCATGGCATTCAAGTTTCCTCCGCGAAAAGAAATTACGGAAATACAGGATATCGCTATCTCCGTGGGGCGTACCGGAACGTTGACCCCACTTGCTCTTTTGAAACCCGTAGAAGTAGGTGGAGTCACCATCAGTCGCGCAACCCTACACAACGCCGATGAGGTGGCCCGAAAAGATATCCGCGTTGGGGACACCGTGCGTGTTGAGCGGGCCGGGGACGTCATTCCAGCCATCGCCGAACGAATTCCCATCTCCGGTCAAATCAGGCCAGAACCCTTTCTGATGCCACCACACTGTCCGATATGCGAGTCCACCGTGGCAAGAGAAGGGGCTTATTACTACTGCACGGGACAGGCGGTCTGCCCCGCGCAGCTCAAAGGGGCCATTGAACACTTCGCGTCGAAAATGGCCCTCAACATTGACGGACTTGGTAAGAAGACCGTCGCGCAGCTTATCGATCAAGGACTGGTGAAGGACCTTTCCGATCTGTACCGGCTAAACCAGGAACAACTCCTGAAACTTGAAGGCTTTGCAGAACGATCCTCGACGCTTCTTCTTGAAGCCATTGCCCGAAGCAAGACTGTGCCACTTGAGCGGTTCTTGATGGGGCTGGGAATCCGCCAGGTCGGTCAGCATATCGCCAAAGTACTGGCCCATGAATTCGGCTCACTCGATGCCATCATGGCGGCAGATCGCGACCGGTTGCAGGCCATCCGGGAGATCGGGCCTGAAATTTCTGAAAGCCTGGTGTCCTACTTCCAGGAACAGTCCAACCGTCGGGTTATCGACCAATTGAAACAACTGGGCGTCTCAATCATGGAACAACGCTCTCCGCAGAGCCATGGTCCACGCCCCCTTTCAGGGAAGAGCTTCGTATTCACCGGAGGACTGGCGAGTTGCTCGAGAGAGGAAGCCAAGGTGCTGGTTGAACAACTGGGTGCGATGGTCTCCTCCAGCGTCAGCAAGAAAACGACCTATGTCGTGGCGGGTTCCGAAGCGGGCTCCAAACTTGAACAGGCTCGGAAATTGGGCGTACAGATCCTTAACGAGGAGGAATTCAGGAAGTTAATCGATGCGTCCGAACAACGGTAG
- a CDS encoding HlyC/CorC family transporter has protein sequence MDILILLGLIGLSAVISTAEIGFFSVNETRLRALAQNGSKRAEKALQLRSDPQRLFSTILVGDRLVSTAIPMFATFITLNAYGEKTILEEAIAVMVGILTFVLLVCVDVVPKTLAAKFSVPVTLNLAYPIYGVQVMLRPLLFLMVPLIYSLTGGKGLTHPLVTEEELKIMLDQGGKAGEIESEEVKMIKNVFQLKDITAEDAMTPRIYVFSLDGNLRLKEAQEQLYNSKYSRIPLYDGTLDNITGILYKTKALTELAKGRTELRLRDIAHPPLFVPAGKTADDLMKQFQQEKRHMGVVVNEFGGVMGLVTLEDLLEEVVGEIVDETDITEELIKRIGKSQILVHGRTEVRKVNDFLKVELGGDEALTIGGLIQENLGRIPKAGEELRIENCRLVVHEADPRSIRSVTIFKDEKVAVPVEASV, from the coding sequence ATGGACATCCTCATCCTTTTAGGGTTGATAGGGTTATCCGCCGTTATTTCCACTGCCGAGATCGGCTTCTTCTCGGTCAACGAAACCAGACTGAGGGCCCTGGCCCAGAATGGCAGCAAGCGAGCGGAGAAAGCCCTGCAGCTCAGAAGTGACCCTCAGCGGCTCTTCTCGACCATTCTTGTGGGAGATCGCCTGGTGAGTACGGCGATTCCCATGTTTGCCACCTTTATTACGTTGAATGCATATGGTGAGAAGACCATTTTGGAAGAGGCCATCGCTGTCATGGTCGGAATCTTGACCTTCGTGCTGTTGGTCTGCGTGGACGTGGTACCAAAGACGTTGGCAGCGAAGTTCTCGGTGCCTGTGACGCTGAATCTTGCCTACCCGATCTATGGGGTGCAGGTGATGCTGCGGCCGCTCCTGTTCTTGATGGTGCCGCTGATCTACAGTTTGACGGGTGGAAAAGGACTCACGCATCCTCTGGTTACCGAAGAGGAACTGAAGATCATGCTCGATCAGGGTGGGAAAGCGGGCGAGATCGAATCGGAAGAAGTGAAAATGATCAAGAACGTGTTCCAGCTGAAGGATATTACGGCTGAAGATGCGATGACGCCACGTATCTATGTGTTTTCATTGGACGGAAATCTTCGTCTCAAGGAGGCACAGGAACAACTCTACAATTCGAAATATTCCCGCATCCCGCTCTATGACGGCACACTCGATAACATCACGGGCATCCTCTATAAGACCAAGGCGTTGACGGAGTTGGCCAAAGGACGAACTGAGTTACGCCTGCGGGATATTGCCCATCCTCCACTCTTTGTCCCGGCCGGGAAGACGGCGGACGATTTGATGAAACAGTTTCAACAAGAAAAACGACATATGGGAGTGGTCGTGAACGAATTCGGCGGGGTTATGGGGCTCGTGACCCTGGAGGATTTGCTCGAAGAGGTGGTCGGGGAGATTGTCGACGAAACGGATATCACGGAAGAACTCATCAAACGTATCGGTAAGAGCCAGATCTTGGTCCATGGGCGGACTGAGGTACGGAAAGTGAACGATTTTCTCAAGGTCGAACTCGGTGGGGATGAAGCCCTGACGATCGGAGGCTTGATCCAAGAAAATCTCGGTCGAATCCCCAAGGCAGGAGAAGAACTCCGCATCGAGAATTGCCGTTTGGTCGTCCACGAGGCTGATCCTCGCTCGATACGGAGTGTCACTATTTTCAAGGACGAGAAGGTCGCGGTACCGGTCGAAGCATCAGTGTGA
- a CDS encoding septal ring lytic transglycosylase RlpA family protein, with protein sequence MRLRPLTDPSSFLLIAVGLGVALHQGCAASLRHVDRFPDYPVGFIERGMASWYGPGFHGNKTANGERYNMYALTAAHRTLPLGSVAVVHSLTSGRHVTVRITDRGPFAKGRILDLSLAGAQALGMVGHGTDQIELRVIRYDPRPEGMGVLRVQVGSFADLHKAQALVARLQRDFADGRIVQIDLPEGRRYRVQIGRFLVEPEAQKASTRLDRLFDLQSLVVRDDEQM encoded by the coding sequence ATGCGGCTGAGGCCGCTCACGGATCCTTCGTCTTTCCTACTCATTGCGGTCGGGCTTGGTGTGGCCCTGCATCAAGGTTGCGCCGCATCTCTTCGTCACGTCGATCGATTTCCTGACTATCCTGTTGGATTCATCGAACGGGGGATGGCCTCGTGGTATGGCCCAGGCTTTCATGGGAATAAGACCGCCAACGGAGAGCGGTACAACATGTATGCATTGACGGCTGCGCATCGAACGTTGCCGTTGGGATCCGTTGCAGTTGTTCATTCATTAACGTCAGGGCGCCATGTCACGGTCAGAATCACTGATCGAGGCCCCTTTGCCAAGGGGAGAATCCTTGACCTTTCGCTGGCTGGTGCTCAAGCGCTTGGGATGGTCGGCCACGGAACCGACCAAATTGAGCTTCGGGTCATACGCTATGATCCTCGACCAGAAGGGATGGGGGTCCTAAGGGTTCAAGTTGGCTCTTTTGCAGACCTTCACAAGGCTCAGGCTCTGGTCGCGCGGCTCCAACGCGACTTTGCTGATGGGCGTATTGTTCAGATAGATCTCCCTGAGGGGCGTCGGTATCGAGTCCAGATCGGCCGGTTCCTAGTCGAGCCAGAAGCTCAGAAAGCTTCAACGCGTCTTGATCGACTGTTTGATCTCCAATCCCTCGTGGTGCGGGATGATGAACAGATGTGA